The genomic window GGCAGCAGCCCTAACAGGTCGAGGCTCAATCGGCGGATAAGCGTAACGCGGTCAGCCTCGGGTGCCGGGGCGATTCCCTCGCGGGCCAGCCGCCCGACGATAAACGCATCCAGCGGATTCCGAACGCAGTGCGGATACTTCGCCACCATCTGGGACACCGTGGGCACGTCCGGATGCGCGACGGGCTGGAACGACCAGTGGTCGCTCTTTCGTCGTGCCGAGGCGGGCGCGGGCGCTTCGTCGGCGGGGGCGATTGCGCCGGCGTCGATCCAGCGCGTCACAAGGGCGATTTGCGCGGCGGAAAGGCGCGGTCCCTCGGGGGGCATCGGCTTGACCCCTTCGGCGCCGCTGACGGCTTGCACTAGTAGGCTGTCCGCGCTCTTGCCACGTTCCACCGCCGGACCGCTATAGCCCCCTTCGATCGCGCTCGCCACCGAATCGAGTCGCAGGCCCGATTTCTGTTCATCAGCACCGTGACACTTGTAGCAGTTTTCCGCCAGGATCGGCCGCACATCGCGCACGTAATCGACAACATCACCGTCAGCCGACGAACGTCCGGCGCCGAGTGCCATCAGGCAGACGACAGCTACAAGTTGCAGGCTCGCCAATAGCGATCGTGTCATGCTCACACCGACAGGGACGTCGGATCGACGCGGGGGTGGGCGCAGCAAGGGAGGGAAGTCGCTCGGCCGGCCGCCCCATGCCCCTCTGGAACGGCGGAAATCAACCGTCGATCTTAAGGGGCATGTAACCTGGCTGCAAGAAAAACGGCGCCAGGCGTGTCACCGCAGGGAGCCGGGCGGGAAGACCATGCGTTCGAAATGATCAGCGATTGCTGCGCACAGGCATGTAGCGTGTGCATGCCACTGAGGACGCGGCGGCTCGTGTCGGGCGGCGATCTGCCTCGGCTCAAACGCTGGCCAGCCCGCCGACAGCACCTTCATTTCGAGCGGCAGAGGGATTGCGGATGAGAAGCATTCCGTAGCATGTATCAGCGTGGCTTCATTCTACTTCGGGCGATTAGGGGATCGCAAAAACTCGCAATGGTTGGCGTAAATATTCCCTTGGCGTCGGCGACGGAGGGCCCTGGCAGGCAGGTGGCCCTTGGCCGGGGCTCGGTGGTATAATCTACAAGACGCCCCGGGGGCCATCAGGCCCGCACCCGCGGTAAGCAACAATGAGCAAGCGCCACGATATCGACCACGTGCTGAAGAGCTGGAAGTACGAGTCCGGCGAAGTGACTGCACGGCTAGTTCGTGCGGGAGACGGCCGGCAGGTGCTTCAGATGCGCATCGACTTGGGCGTACTCCAGTTAGAGCCTGAGAACCGTCCCGATGGCACGCGCCCCGGGGGCGCGGAATCGTATTTCGACTATTTGCTGGGCGTGGCCCTGCACGAAGGGGACGGGTTCGTTCTCGACGACGAACAATGTGCCGAGGCCGATCGGGAGTTCGTCCAGTACTACCATCGCCGCATGTGCTGGCTGGCATTGCGTGAGTTCCGTCGGGCCATGCGCGATGCCGATCACAGCCTGAGCTTTATGGATTTCGTACGGTCCTGCTCGCCCAACGAGGAATGGACCGCTTCGCACGAGCAGTACCGGCCGTTTATCCTCTTCCACCGTACCCAGGCGGCCGCACTGGCCGAACTAGAGGATTCAGGGCCCGAGTCGGCGGTCGAAGCCGTTAACGTCGGGCTGGAAAGCCTCAGGCGATGCTATCTCGATGCCGGTATCGACGAGGAGCAGTTGGAAGACGACGAGTTGGTCGAACGGCTGCACGAATTGCGGGAATCGGTTCGTGAGCATTACCATTTGGGGCGGACTTTGGCGGAACAATTGGCCGACGCGGTGGCCGCCGAAGAGTTTGAGCGGGCCGCCCAATTGCGCGACGAAATCGCCCGCCGCACGGCCAGCCGGGCCTAAGGCGTTTCCGGACGTCTCGCCTCGCGGCGTAGGATGTTGCCCGCCCCCCTTGCCGTAGGCTAGGCTGTCGGGCGGCTGTAGTAGACTTACCGAGTGTCACTCCCCGAAAATCACGCCCGCCCACGGCCTGCATCGCTATCGATTTGGCCAGGGCTCTCGCGAACCTCTAAGGAACCCACCAATGAGCCAGTCGCCCGCCGACCGTAAGCCTGCCGGCCCGACGCGCCGCTCGTTTCTGAAGACCTCGGCCGCAGCCACTGCCGGCGGGGCTCTGGCTGCCAATTTATCGATTGCCCGCGCGGCGCATGCGGCGGGTAGCGATACGTTACGCGTGGGGCTGATCGGTTGCGGTGGTCGCGGCACCGGGGCCGCGGCCCAAGCGCTAACCGCGGACCCGAACGTGAAACTGACCGCCATGGGCGACGCGTTCGCGGATCGGCTGCAATCGAGTCTCGACAATTTACAAAAGATGTTCGCAGAGAAGATTGAAGTGCCGGAAGAGCGTCGCTTCGTAGGCTTCGACGCCTACAAGAGCGTGCTCGACAGTGGCGTGGACGTAGTGATTCTGGCCACGCCTCCTCATTTCCGTCCGGCCCATTTGCAGGCAGCGGTGGCTGCAGGCAAGCACGCCTTCGTGGAAAAACCGGTGGCCGTTGACGCACCGGGCGTACGCAGCGTCCTAGAGACGTGCGAAGAGGCCAAGAAGAAAGGGCTGTCGATCGTCTCGGGGCTGTGCTACCGCTACGACCTGGCAAAGCGTGAAACGATCCAGCGCATTCACGACGGCGCCATTGGCGACATTGTCGCGCTGAACGTCAACTACAACACCGGCACTTTGTGGTCGCACGCGCGCAAGGAAAGCTGGAGCGACATGGAATGGCAGTTGCGCAACTGGCTCTACTTCACCTGGCTGTCAGGCGATCACAATGTCGAGCAGCATGTGCACAGTCTCGACAAGGCGGCCTGGGTCATGCATGACGAGCCGCCGGTAAAAGCCATTGGACTGGGCGGACGACAAGTGCGCACTCAGCCGGAATACGGGAACATCTTCGACCACATCGCGGTCGCGTACGAGTATGCCAGCGGCGTCAAGCTGTTCGCCTATTGCCGGCAGCAAGCCGGTTGCAGCGTCGACGTTTCGGACCATATCTACGGTACCAAGGGAAACGCCGAGCTGATGAAGCACACCATCAAAACCGGCGATTCCAACTGGCGCTATCGCGGCGAAGCGCCCAATATGTACCAGCAAGAGCACGACGAGTTATTCGCCAGCATCCGCTCGGGCAACCCGATCAACAATGGCGAGTACATGAGTCGTAGCACGATGCTTGCTATCCTGGGTCGCATGGCAACCTATACCGGCCAGACGATCACCTGGCAGGATGCTCTGGCATCGAACGAGAGGCTTGGCCCCACGGAATACAAATGGGCCAGTCTGGATGTGCCCCCCGTGGCCATGCCCGGCATCACGCAGTTTGCGTAGGCAAGCGTGCTGCCGACGGGCTGCGGTCTCGAACAGCGAATGACCGCATGCCTGCGGAAATGGCCAAGCGCAAATGACGTAGATGGTTCTCTCCGCTTGAACCGTCTGCTAGGCAGTTGTCATTCGTGCTTTTCTAGACATGCACAGCTTCGGCCTTTTTCATTCTCGTTGGTCTTGCCACTAATCCAGCCGCGGCCGCTCATTTTGCTCGCGATTTTTCACTTGACTCCATTGCGCAGCTTGATACGATCAGCGGACGTACGTCGTATCGACGTAGATGGAGTAACTTATGCGGCGCAAAACGCTTCACGGCCTGGGAGACTTGCAGGCCAAAGTCATGGATTATGTGTGGGACCGGGGCGAGGCCACCGTCACGGAGGTCGCCGAGCATCTCGGTCGAGAGCGGGCCATCACGTACACCACCGTACTGGTGGCCATGCAGAAGTTGGAGAAGAAGGGGTGGCTTGCGCACCGCGTGGCGGGTCGCGCCTATGTCTATCGGCCGGCGCGCACTCGGGCAACGGCGCAGGCCGGCCTGGTAACGGAAATGCTTGACGCCGTATTCGACGGCGATCCGAAACTACTCGTGTCGCAATTACTCGACGCGCGTCCTTGGACGCCCGAGGAATTGGCTCAACTGCGGCAACTTATCGAGGCCCGTCGCAAGGAGAAACGCCGTGAATGATCTGTGGAACCTAGGGTCGGCAGAAGGTTGGCATGGATTGGCGATCGACTTCATTTGGCAACCCGTGGTGATCGGCGCTGCGGCAATCATCGCCGTGCGGTTGCTGCGTGCGAAACCGGCTGCCCGCGCGGCGATTGCATTGGCCGCCGTGCTCTTGTGCGTCGCGACGCCCCTCGGCTCATCCGTTGTCCGGTGGGGTGGCTGGGGCGTTTTATCGTCAAGGCATGACGAAGAGCCTACTGCGCGACAAATCGCTCGCCAGGAGTTACCTCAAAATACTCTCCAACCGGCGCAGGCTCACGGGGCAGATGAGCCTCTTGCCGGCGACCCCGTTTCAGTCGAAGGTGCTGCGGCCGGATCACCGTCTTCGCTCTGGCGAATCTGCGGCGCGGCTTGGCTGATCGTTTCGGCCGGGCTGGCGCTGCGGTTGGCACGCAGCGCCCTGGCCGTGCGCCGCACGTGCTGCGCGGCATCGCTTTGCCAGGACGCAGAGCTTAACGAGATGCTGCTGAAAGCTGCCCAGGAGATCGGCGTGCGCACGCCAGAATTGTTGGTCAGCGCGACCGTTGCTTCACCGGCCCTCGTCGCCGGTGTGCGGCCAAGGATTTTGATTCCCGCGGACATCAATGGGCGGGGCGATTGGTTTGCCGTGTGCTGCCACGAATTGGGGCATTTGGCGCGTGGCGACGGTCTTACGCGATTGGCCGTCGAAGTGGCCGTGGTAGCCATCCCGTGGCAGCCGATCGTGTGGCTGCTGCGGCGCGATTTTCGCATCGCCTGTGAAGAAGCGTGCGACGATTGGGCGGTTGCCGCAGGAGCCGATCCGGTGGAATTTGCGTCGACACTTTTGGACTTCGTTCCGCAGGCCGGTTCGCTGCTCGTGCTGGGAATGTCGGAAAGCGTGGTGGCCACTCGCGGTCGCATCCTGCGATTGCTGGCCATGCAGGGCGTGCCGCGGCCCAAGCTGAATCTGGTCGTCGGCATCTCCGGATGGCTGATTGCCGTGGCGCTGGCCGTGATGTTGGCCTTGTTGCAATACGGGCGCAATCCGTGGGGCGGCTCGGCGGACTTGCCGCCGTGGGGGAATACGCCAGTATCCGTTGCCGCGGCCAAAGCGTCGGCACCGTCCGAACGTCCCCCGTTGAAGCCCTACGTCATCGATTCTCCTGACGTGCTGTTGATCGATGCGGTGAAAGTCGTGCCGAAGCCTCCCTATCACATCGAACCGCTGGACACTCTGGAGATCTTCGTCCTGGGAACGCTGCCCGATCAGAATATCGCTGGTCCCTATCCGGTCGAGGCCGACGGTACAATCATGCTCGGGCCAGCATACGGCGCCTATAAGGTATCCGGATTGAGCACGGCCGAGGCACGAGACGCTATCAGAAAGCACCTGGAAGGCATCCTCACTGCCCCGGAAGTGTCCATCAGCCTGGCGGAGACCGCCGGTCGGCAGCAGATCTCGGGCGAACATCTGGTCGGCCCGGACGGAACGGTAAACCTGGGAACGTACGGTTTTGTGCGTGTCGGCGGGCTCGATATTACCCAAGCTCGCAATGCCATCGAAGCGCACTTGAAAGACTATTTGGACGAGCCGAAGGTTTCGGTCGACGTCTACGCCTACAACAGCAAGGTTTATTTCGTGGTTGTCGAGGAGGATGGTGCGAC from Pirellulales bacterium includes these protein-coding regions:
- a CDS encoding Gfo/Idh/MocA family oxidoreductase, which translates into the protein MSQSPADRKPAGPTRRSFLKTSAAATAGGALAANLSIARAAHAAGSDTLRVGLIGCGGRGTGAAAQALTADPNVKLTAMGDAFADRLQSSLDNLQKMFAEKIEVPEERRFVGFDAYKSVLDSGVDVVILATPPHFRPAHLQAAVAAGKHAFVEKPVAVDAPGVRSVLETCEEAKKKGLSIVSGLCYRYDLAKRETIQRIHDGAIGDIVALNVNYNTGTLWSHARKESWSDMEWQLRNWLYFTWLSGDHNVEQHVHSLDKAAWVMHDEPPVKAIGLGGRQVRTQPEYGNIFDHIAVAYEYASGVKLFAYCRQQAGCSVDVSDHIYGTKGNAELMKHTIKTGDSNWRYRGEAPNMYQQEHDELFASIRSGNPINNGEYMSRSTMLAILGRMATYTGQTITWQDALASNERLGPTEYKWASLDVPPVAMPGITQFA
- a CDS encoding BlaI/MecI/CopY family transcriptional regulator produces the protein MRRKTLHGLGDLQAKVMDYVWDRGEATVTEVAEHLGRERAITYTTVLVAMQKLEKKGWLAHRVAGRAYVYRPARTRATAQAGLVTEMLDAVFDGDPKLLVSQLLDARPWTPEELAQLRQLIEARRKEKRRE
- a CDS encoding UvrB/UvrC motif-containing protein encodes the protein MSKRHDIDHVLKSWKYESGEVTARLVRAGDGRQVLQMRIDLGVLQLEPENRPDGTRPGGAESYFDYLLGVALHEGDGFVLDDEQCAEADREFVQYYHRRMCWLALREFRRAMRDADHSLSFMDFVRSCSPNEEWTASHEQYRPFILFHRTQAAALAELEDSGPESAVEAVNVGLESLRRCYLDAGIDEEQLEDDELVERLHELRESVREHYHLGRTLAEQLADAVAAEEFERAAQLRDEIARRTASRA
- a CDS encoding polysaccharide biosynthesis/export family protein encodes the protein MNDLWNLGSAEGWHGLAIDFIWQPVVIGAAAIIAVRLLRAKPAARAAIALAAVLLCVATPLGSSVVRWGGWGVLSSRHDEEPTARQIARQELPQNTLQPAQAHGADEPLAGDPVSVEGAAAGSPSSLWRICGAAWLIVSAGLALRLARSALAVRRTCCAASLCQDAELNEMLLKAAQEIGVRTPELLVSATVASPALVAGVRPRILIPADINGRGDWFAVCCHELGHLARGDGLTRLAVEVAVVAIPWQPIVWLLRRDFRIACEEACDDWAVAAGADPVEFASTLLDFVPQAGSLLVLGMSESVVATRGRILRLLAMQGVPRPKLNLVVGISGWLIAVALAVMLALLQYGRNPWGGSADLPPWGNTPVSVAAAKASAPSERPPLKPYVIDSPDVLLIDAVKVVPKPPYHIEPLDTLEIFVLGTLPDQNIAGPYPVEADGTIMLGPAYGAYKVSGLSTAEARDAIRKHLEGILTAPEVSISLAETAGRQQISGEHLVGPDGTVNLGTYGFVRVGGLDITQARNAIEAHLKDYLDEPKVSVDVYAYNSKVYFVVVEEDGATVVHRIPCTGRERVLDALSQVPAAKLTKTGWVWVSRTLADSNEAQIMPVDWRAIFRGESNATNYWIEAGDRIFVQGN